One part of the Leucobacter triazinivorans genome encodes these proteins:
- a CDS encoding polysaccharide pyruvyl transferase family protein, with translation MRVLIAWADDVSPNLGVRALGRGSIDLLSAAHPDAEFEVMNYGSRPAAIDWSPRTLLRRRALRSSGMMDWLASFDLFWDTRSGDSFADIYGLDRHLTMSLIHEFAAQAGVRCVMAPQTIGPFATRRAAWLATRTLKRSHLVFARDPRSAEAAAALGRPVDALTTDLVFAIAPPGPDAPRDVVLNVSGLLWEPNPHVDYEEYRRSVRLVIEGVRADGRSITLMPHVLDSSSPDSDLAAARAIHADYDGEFELFEPESLDAARGALAAAQVVVGARMHACLNALSTGTPAVAMAYSRKFRPLLAELGWDDVVEVRDASSTSSAVLSAIRSPRLAERARDAQAEGRARIDRLRSSVGALA, from the coding sequence ATGCGCGTGCTGATCGCCTGGGCCGACGACGTCTCGCCGAACCTCGGCGTTCGGGCGCTCGGTCGCGGATCGATCGACCTGCTCTCGGCCGCGCACCCCGACGCCGAGTTCGAGGTGATGAACTACGGCTCGCGCCCGGCCGCGATCGACTGGTCGCCGCGCACACTGCTGCGGCGGCGCGCGCTGCGGAGCTCCGGGATGATGGACTGGCTGGCGTCGTTCGACCTCTTCTGGGATACGCGCTCGGGCGACAGCTTCGCCGACATCTACGGGCTCGACCGGCACCTCACGATGTCGCTCATCCACGAGTTCGCGGCGCAGGCCGGCGTGCGCTGCGTGATGGCGCCGCAGACGATCGGGCCGTTCGCGACCCGACGGGCGGCCTGGCTGGCGACGCGCACGCTCAAGCGATCGCACCTGGTGTTCGCGCGCGACCCCAGGAGCGCCGAGGCGGCGGCGGCGCTGGGCCGACCGGTCGACGCGCTGACCACCGACCTGGTGTTCGCGATCGCGCCCCCCGGCCCCGACGCGCCCCGCGACGTCGTGCTCAACGTCTCCGGCCTGCTGTGGGAGCCGAATCCACACGTGGACTACGAGGAGTACCGCCGGTCGGTCCGCCTCGTGATCGAGGGGGTGCGCGCCGACGGCCGGAGCATCACGCTGATGCCGCACGTGCTCGACTCGAGCAGCCCTGACAGCGATCTCGCGGCGGCGCGCGCGATCCACGCCGACTACGACGGCGAGTTCGAGCTCTTCGAGCCCGAGAGCCTCGATGCGGCGCGCGGCGCGCTGGCCGCAGCGCAGGTCGTCGTCGGCGCCCGCATGCACGCGTGCCTCAACGCGCTCTCGACGGGCACGCCGGCCGTCGCCATGGCCTACTCGCGCAAGTTCCGGCCGCTGCTCGCCGAGCTGGGATGGGACGACGTCGTCGAGGTGCGCGACGCCTCGAGCACGAGCAGCGCGGTGCTCTCGGCGATCCGCTCGCCGCGGCTGGCGGAGCGCGCGCGCGACGCCCAGGCGGAGGGGCGCGCTCGCATCGACCGGCTGCGCTCCTCGGTCGGGGCCCTCGCGTAG
- a CDS encoding polysaccharide biosynthesis tyrosine autokinase: MTETTSAWTLGSVWAALKKRWYLIAAATVLGGIVGLTMSLLATPVFQSTATLFVSINQGSSGSDLNQGTTYAQNQMQSFARLATSSRVLEPVIEDLDLDLTPQELARNLQVVTPSNTVILSIQASSTSPERAAAVANAVAESLADVVKEVSPTGAEGAPSIAASLVDSAVVPIYQVSPNKSRDSLLVAAVGLLLGIAAALISSLLDTRIPNAAALKAAVPLPVLGSISRVRGARHGVGLVVAQDPLGHASEEFRRVRSALTYAAVSDRLQRIMITSTSESEGKSTFSANFALTLAEVRSRVLLIDADFRKPRITDLFGVEGAVGLTSVLLGDATFEQARIRRRGTTLDILTAGTIPPNPSEMLTSDAMRQLIDEVAPQYDYVIVDSPPILSVADAGLTSPLVDGAVLVVDAGRTRRSQLAQAVTSFETAGGRLIGVVLNKARRRRSTDGYYTENGRTRPSGGSAGSGARRKRG, from the coding sequence GTGACCGAGACCACCTCCGCCTGGACGCTGGGATCGGTCTGGGCCGCGCTGAAGAAGCGCTGGTACCTCATCGCCGCCGCCACCGTGCTCGGCGGGATCGTGGGCCTGACGATGTCCTTGCTGGCAACGCCCGTGTTCCAGTCGACCGCGACCCTGTTCGTCTCGATCAACCAGGGGTCGAGCGGCTCGGATCTCAATCAGGGCACCACCTACGCCCAGAATCAGATGCAGTCCTTCGCGCGCCTGGCCACGTCCTCGCGCGTGCTGGAGCCGGTGATCGAGGATCTCGATCTCGATCTGACACCGCAGGAACTGGCGCGCAATCTGCAGGTGGTCACGCCGAGCAACACCGTGATCCTCAGCATCCAGGCCTCCTCGACCTCGCCCGAGCGCGCGGCCGCCGTCGCCAACGCCGTCGCCGAGAGCCTGGCCGACGTGGTGAAGGAGGTCTCGCCCACCGGTGCCGAAGGGGCGCCGTCGATCGCCGCGTCGCTCGTCGACAGCGCGGTCGTGCCGATCTACCAGGTCTCTCCGAACAAGTCGCGGGACTCCCTGCTGGTCGCCGCCGTCGGACTGCTGCTCGGGATCGCCGCGGCGCTCATCTCCAGCCTGCTCGACACGCGGATCCCGAACGCCGCCGCGCTCAAGGCCGCGGTGCCCCTTCCCGTGCTCGGCTCCATCTCGCGGGTGCGCGGCGCTCGGCATGGCGTGGGCCTCGTCGTGGCGCAGGACCCGCTGGGGCACGCCTCCGAGGAGTTCAGGCGCGTGCGCTCCGCGCTCACCTACGCGGCGGTCTCGGATCGCCTGCAACGGATCATGATCACCTCGACCTCGGAGAGCGAGGGCAAGTCGACATTCAGCGCGAACTTCGCGCTGACGCTCGCCGAGGTGCGGAGCCGCGTTCTGCTCATCGACGCCGACTTCCGCAAACCGCGCATCACCGACCTCTTCGGCGTGGAGGGCGCCGTCGGGCTCACCTCCGTGCTGCTGGGAGACGCCACCTTCGAGCAGGCCCGGATCCGGCGCCGCGGCACGACGCTCGACATCCTCACCGCCGGCACGATCCCTCCGAACCCGTCCGAGATGCTGACCTCGGACGCGATGCGGCAGCTCATCGACGAGGTGGCGCCGCAGTACGACTACGTGATCGTCGACTCGCCGCCCATCCTGAGCGTCGCGGACGCCGGCCTCACGTCGCCGCTCGTCGACGGCGCCGTGCTCGTGGTCGACGCGGGGCGCACGAGGCGGTCGCAGCTCGCGCAGGCCGTGACGAGCTTCGAGACGGCCGGGGGACGTCTCATCGGGGTCGTGCTCAACAAGGCGCGGCGGCGGCGCAGCACCGACGGCTACTACACCGAGAACGGGCGGACGCGCCCGTCGGGCGGGTCCGCCGGATCCGGTGCCCGGCGGAAGCGCGGGTGA